The genomic window TTCACGTCACAAGTTTCAGAAACACGGACCAATGAAGTGGAAATCATCATTCATGCAAAATTTAAGCAGACACTAAAAGGGGGTAATTCAATGTGCTGAAATTATTTGCATCAACTtggcgcaattttttttttttttttaggacaaaaacataacttttcaaaTGCAGCAGAAAGTCATTTTAGTTGAGAAGAAACCAATGTATTGCAACCAATTTATGCAAAGAATTTTATGCTGGTAGGGTGTAGTCCAGAAATGACTTACATAGCAAGGCTGCTCAAAGCCTTTAGAAATATGCGAACACAAAAGCCTGATGTATCCAAGTCTGTGCTATAATTTAATAAATAAGGCACACAATCTAAAAATACACTACGTCTACAGACTTCAAGAACACTACGCCACTTTTGCCTCCAGTTTGGAtatagttttgcagctcagtttaacaaagtgaatggagctgagttgtaatgccacacgacctgaggacaggggtggtgttgttttaaagtaacttctttttctaatcctgaataacccctttaaggtcttttaAAATACTATTATATGGAGGGGAGGGCACTTACTTTGGAGCACGCAGGGCCTTCTGGATTTCTTGACTCTTCAGGATACGGCTCAGATCTGTGTTTGTCATTTTGTGCATGGGAAGGCTGCAAATAAAGAATGACATATTAGAGCATAAGCTTTAGATTGATAGGATATAAAGTAGATGTCAGATTGCTGTTATTCAGAACTTCAACAATATCATTGAGTATCAGAAACACGGACCATGAAGTGTAGCTCATCACAACACAGCTAGCTAAGTAAAATACAGAGGCAACATGCAAGCAGAGCTCTGCACAAAGCCACAAGAACATGGACATTTACATACTTGTAATCTGCCTTCAGGGTTGAGGGTTTACGCCATGTGCCATAGAGATCATCCAGCTTACGGAAGGCACTTTCTGTCCAAATGCAAAAACGTCCAACGTGACCACCTGGAGCCAGCCTCAAGAGGTTCAGTTTGTTCACACCGAGAAGAGTGATTCCTAGAAGGTGAACAAATACATTATTCCATCTAAGTGCACAGGCTTTAGGAGGCAGTTACCAATTATGTAAATTCTCAGTAAGGTCAGAACTTCCATAAAATCACAGGTTTCAGAAACACGGACCAATGAAGTGGAAGATCATCATTCCTCAACCACAACCTGAAGGCTTCTTAGTACCTGGAATATTTCTGAAGGCTTTAACAATGCCGTTATCTTCATTGTAGATTACACAAGGTCCTCTGCGCTGAATGCGGCGACGGTTTCTCATTTTACCCTTACCAGCACGCATACGTTGAGAAGCATAGACCTGGAAAGAAAAGTGGTGTTAATAGTAAAGATAAACTATTGTTTCTGCTAAATATACCCGACAGATGCAGGTAAATACTAAAGATTGCCACCCCAAACAGCAAGCATGGAGTGTCGTGTCATTTGTGTTCCAGCTCAACAAAAACTTGATTCATGATAATTAAACATTTTCCAAATACATACATTAAACATTTTCATGCCAAACTGCTCATTGAGGCAAAAATCAACATGGAATCTAAACTATCAACTCTCTTTTGTTAAATGGCAGCAAGGTCAGAACTTCCATGAAATCACAGGCTTCAGAAACACGGACCAATGAAGTGGAAGATCATCATTCCTCAATTCACATGTTGAGGGGGTCTTAGTAGCTGGAATATTTCTGAAGGTTTTATCAATGCAATTATCTTCATTGCAGAATACACAAGGCCAGCAGCACTGGACAAGGACAACACTGCCATAGccaaaagccaaagctttagctataaaAGCATGAAGGAAATTGtacatttgcaacagctggaggaccacagttTGCCACCCCTGGTTTAGAGAATTACCACTCATGCTAGAAATCTGACGAAAATACATTGTTCCAATTGTTGAGTATATTCAAAAGTCATGGCACAATATAGTGCCATTACAATATGTGATATTGTGACCTTAGCCTGTCACAATTACATAATGCCTTTTCCTAGAAGTGAGAGGCCTCTTTAATTTCAACTCCTATACAGGGAAAATAACCTCACATTTCATTCTTGTTCATGCTCCTTCACactaccaaaaaaaaaatctaagattAAGCATTTCATAATGCAAAAGACACCTAGAAGCTGTGTCCATTTGAGCAGACATGTGCCAATGGACAGTTCCATAACGCCACTGGGTTGCTTTATGAACAGGAAGATCTGATTCATATTTTACCTTCTTGATATCATTCCAGGCTTTCAGTTTCTTCAGTAACAGCACTGCCTCCTTTGTCTTCTTGTAGCTTTCAACTTTATCCTCCACAACCAAAGGGACCTCTGGGATCTCCTCAATACGATGGCCTAAATACAACATAAAAACATGATATAATGCATATAAAGTCATGCAGTCACAGGGCTGAACACCGATATCAGGATATCAGTTATAGAATACAGCAAAGcaagggtggggaaccttcgaccctccagctgttgcaaaactacaatttccatcatatctggacagccaaagctttagctgtgcagatatgatgggaattgtagttttcaacagctggagggccaaagattcccTATCCCTGGTCTAAGGGGTCCAACACTTGGACGGAAAAGCCAATGACAGCAAAGATCCTGCATGTTACTCATTTGTGAAACTAGCAGTCTGAAGTGTGTACATTAGTACAAATCCTCTAACAGCATAGTGTTAAATTTTTAAACTCAAAAAATTTTTTAGCATTTCCCTTCTCTACACCATCCCTAGACTTACCTTTAGACATGACAAGTGCAGGGAGGGCTGAGGCAGCCAATGCGGAGCAAACTGCGTATCTCTTCTGAGTTACATTGACTCTACGATGCCAGCGCCTCCAGGTCTTAGTAGGGGCAAACATACGTCCTCCACGGCACATCTATAGTATAGGTTGAGGAAAAATGTACAACATACAAAATCTAATAGATCAAAATCCTCCTTTCAAACAATCTCGCTCAGAGTTTAAGTTTTCGTCAGTCATCTACGCTTGCATTATGACAGCAGGCAACTGTCGCAGAGCGTGGAGTAAGACGCAAATTACGACATCATTGCAAGCACCGGGACATCAAAAAAAAGTGTACTGCTAAAGGATACGTTTCCAAATGCACCCTGACCGGAGCGGTGAGTTCCACCCCCACGGACACGAGGAATACGGGCAACAGCCCTGCCAGTTCCCCATGATTCGGCACTGGTTTggtgacctaaaaaaaaaaaaaaaagaaaaagtcaatGCTGCttctaaaggaaaaaaatatatatatatttctcttcTGTACGATCTTCCAATACACATCAGAACTTCCACTGTTATCATTAGTTTCAGAAACACGGACCAATGAAGTGGATCTCATCATGATGAAAGGTTGTCAgaaaatattatatatagtgaGTTTTATGTCTCCAGGTGTCAGGTTTCCCCATTAGATACCTGATTTGCCTAAGTGCTAAAAAGAAAGTTGAAGCTCCCTCTACTAACAAAGCAAGCTTATTTGAGCCTCTAAAATCACTGTATAAACATGGTACAACACACTCCTCTGAACGAGGCTTTAGGAAAATGAACCATAACACCTGTATGCCTCGACCTGTGGCTCTCCAATggtttaaaactacaactcccagcatgacccgaGAGCTGTACTACAACTATAGAGCCACAGATATATACAATAATTCAGCATACATTCTGACTTGCCCTATAAGTCACATACCAGCAAGTTCGCTCACTGCATATGGCTGCCTGTTGTTCTTGCGCAGGTTGGTGTGGACAAAGTTGACAATATCTGGCCGGATAGGAGCCTTGAACACTGCAGGCATAGTCACATTTTTGCCTGATGATTCCCCCTTTTCGGAGTACACCGATATCAAAGGACGAGCGCAGGCCTGGAGGGGAGGACACAGAACATATATAGGGTCAGATGGTTTACATCATCCTGTGTCAATTATAAAACAACATCTTTTTGCTCAGACTC from Dendropsophus ebraccatus isolate aDenEbr1 chromosome 1, aDenEbr1.pat, whole genome shotgun sequence includes these protein-coding regions:
- the RPL4 gene encoding large ribosomal subunit protein uL4, with amino-acid sequence MACARPLISVYSEKGESSGKNVTMPAVFKAPIRPDIVNFVHTNLRKNNRQPYAVSELAGHQTSAESWGTGRAVARIPRVRGGGTHRSGQGAFGNMCRGGRMFAPTKTWRRWHRRVNVTQKRYAVCSALAASALPALVMSKGHRIEEIPEVPLVVEDKVESYKKTKEAVLLLKKLKAWNDIKKVYASQRMRAGKGKMRNRRRIQRRGPCVIYNEDNGIVKAFRNIPGITLLGVNKLNLLRLAPGGHVGRFCIWTESAFRKLDDLYGTWRKPSTLKADYNLPMHKMTNTDLSRILKSQEIQKALRAPNKKVKRRELKKNPLKNLRIMMRLNPYAKTAKRNAILRQAENIKNKQKKREGTAAAKVPAPAAAEKTAPAAKKAPPKAAAKTAAKAPAKAAAKAAKKS